The Lichenihabitans psoromatis genomic interval TTCACCCGCCCAAGCACCGCGCATCGAGGACGGGCTCATGTCGCCCCGCTGAACGATGCGGAGCGCGTCGGTTAATTCAGCCCGGAACTTGTCTGGACGCCGGCAATCATAGGCCAGGGTCGCAAGCGACCGAATGGTTTCGAACTTGCCCATAAAAGCGCCAAAGTCGGTCTCGAGCCCCCAAATCGCAACGATCACCGGCGCCGGAACGCCATATTGGCTCTCGATGCGCGAGAACACATCGGCATATCGCTTGATGAGACTTTTACCCTTGCTGATGCGATAGGCATTGGCCATACGGGCCGAGAATTGCTCGAAACTCTGCTTGAAGACTTTCTGGCCACGATCGTGCGAGATCGTTTCGCGATCGTAGGTCACATTCCCGAGAGCCGCGTCGATCGTTCCTTGCGAAATGCCGGCCGCTGCCGCCTCGCTCTTGTAGCTCTCGAGCCAAGCCGGGAACCCCGCCGGATCCGAACAGGATGCCGCATAGGCCGTTGAGCCGGCGGCGAGCGAGAATGTCAGGCCGACGATCGGCAACAAACGCTTGAAAAGGCGCATCGGGCGGCGGTTTCCTTCGGCTTGCGACGACCCCTTCACGTCTCGAAGGGCCATCGCGAACTAACGACGCGGCAGACATTCATGCTGCACGCGCCGCTGTCAATGCCGCTCGCAGGACCAACCCACGATCCGATCATCAATCCTGAAGCAGGCGCTTCAGCAACTCGAGTTCTTCAGCCAGCGTTCCCTCTTTGCCACAAAGGTTTTCGATCTTGCGCACCGCATGAAGCACGGTTGTGTGATCGCGGCCGCCGAAACGACGCCCGATTTCGGGCAGCGACCGGAGCGTGAGGCTCTTCGAGAGATACATGGCGATCTGGCGCGGCAGCACCACGGTCGCGGTCCGCCGTGAGGAGAGGATATCGGCGCGGCTCACGTTGTAGTGAGTGGCGACGAGTTTCTGGATGTCTTCGATCTTGACCCGCTTTGGCTCGCGCGTTCGGATCAGATCGCGGATCGCGACTTCCGCCGTCTCGATCGTGTGTGGCGTGCCGTTCAGGGTCGCATGCGCCATCAGGCGATTGACCGCGCCATCAAGGTCGCGCCCGTTGGTGACGATCGATTTGGCGACATAAGCAATGACTTGTGGCGATAGCTCGAACCCCGGTTGCACGTTGCGCGTCGCAAGTGTGCGGTTTTCGAGGAATTTGAACCGCAGCGCTTCATCGAGAGGCTCCATCTCGACACAAAGACCACCGGCGAGCCGCGAGCGGACCCGCTCGTCTAATGTTTCGAGATCGGCCGGCGGGCGATCGGCCGCGACAACCACTTGCCGGCTATCGTCGATCAAGGCGTTCAGCGTGTGGCAAAACTCCTGCTGGATCGACTTGCCTTGCAAGAACTGCACGTCGTCGATGATCAGCACGTCGATCGCGCGGAGTCGCTCCTTAAACGCTATGGCGGTTTGGGCGCGAAGCGACGAGACGAAGCCATACATGAACTTTTCGGCCGTCAGGTAGATGACGCGTCGTCCGCTATCGGCCACCGCATGTGCGACGGCCTGGATCAGATGGGTTTTGCCAAGCCCCACGGCGGCGTGGATGTAAAGCGGGCTATAGAGCAGAGGTTCGCCGGGCAGGGCCTGGGCCACGCGTTGAGCCGCCGCAAAAGCCAGTTGGTTGGACTTGCCGGTCAGAAAGCTCGCAAATGTGAGCCGCCGGTCGAGTGGCGAGCCGGAGGGAGCATCGGCCGCGTGATCGCCATCCTGCGGGCGAACAGAACTGGCGGGGCGGTCCGCTTGTGGCGTGCGGCGGTCATCGGCTTGGCGGGGCTTCGGCGAGCTTTCCGTGCCGCGGTCATACGGGCGCTCGGCGCGTTTCTCAGCCGAAACCGGCGCAGCTGCGACGCGGCCGCGGGAGGATGAGCGGAGCGCGATGCTGAGGCGCTTGACCTC includes:
- the dnaA gene encoding chromosomal replication initiator protein DnaA produces the protein MIARRESNPAASTQADPLASRANETTTAPLTHATAEDDTRRDLSARWSNACLRLRAELGDAVFNAWFARLELDRIADGTAYLSVPTTFLKAWIQSHYNDKMLATLSTEAPEVKRLSIALRSSSRGRVAAAPVSAEKRAERPYDRGTESSPKPRQADDRRTPQADRPASSVRPQDGDHAADAPSGSPLDRRLTFASFLTGKSNQLAFAAAQRVAQALPGEPLLYSPLYIHAAVGLGKTHLIQAVAHAVADSGRRVIYLTAEKFMYGFVSSLRAQTAIAFKERLRAIDVLIIDDVQFLQGKSIQQEFCHTLNALIDDSRQVVVAADRPPADLETLDERVRSRLAGGLCVEMEPLDEALRFKFLENRTLATRNVQPGFELSPQVIAYVAKSIVTNGRDLDGAVNRLMAHATLNGTPHTIETAEVAIRDLIRTREPKRVKIEDIQKLVATHYNVSRADILSSRRTATVVLPRQIAMYLSKSLTLRSLPEIGRRFGGRDHTTVLHAVRKIENLCGKEGTLAEELELLKRLLQD
- a CDS encoding lytic murein transglycosylase; this encodes MRLFKRLLPIVGLTFSLAAGSTAYAASCSDPAGFPAWLESYKSEAAAAGISQGTIDAALGNVTYDRETISHDRGQKVFKQSFEQFSARMANAYRISKGKSLIKRYADVFSRIESQYGVPAPVIVAIWGLETDFGAFMGKFETIRSLATLAYDCRRPDKFRAELTDALRIVQRGDMSPSSMRGAWAGEIGQTQFMPSSYIKYAVDFDGSGRRDLVHSVPDVLASTAKYLQGYGWQAGAGWDPGEANFAVIQQWNASAVYSRTIALLADKIAGTK